One segment of Patescibacteria group bacterium DNA contains the following:
- the dnaB gene encoding replicative DNA helicase, whose protein sequence is MSDNSLRKLPPQNLEAEQSLLGALLIDKDAIIKIADLITSEDFYQTAHGIIYSVILELFERKDPIDILSLSSRLNELGKIDLVGGRSYLITLTNQVPSAAHVVSYAQIIQKKATLRRLIAAASNILDLGYQEDKEVNEILDKSEQSVFAVSQKFLKEKFTHIKDVLTGAFDRIDELHREKGKLRGLPTGFTEMDNVLGGLQKSDLIILAARPSVGKTALALDIARNAAIRHKKSVGIFSLEMSKEQLVDRLISGEAGVDMWKMRTGRLSEAGEDFPRIGHAMSELSESNIFIDDFANTNVMELRTKARRLQIEHGLDLIILDYLQLMEGSGSRQSSESRVQEIAEISRALKGLARELNIPVLALSQLSRAVEMNKPAIPKLSHLRESGSIEQDADVVMFIYRKASDRNFDINSLTEEEKHSAEIHVAKHRNGPTGLVHLYFEGNTVSFKNLDRSYNQ, encoded by the coding sequence ATGTCCGACAACTCCTTACGCAAACTGCCGCCGCAAAACCTGGAAGCCGAGCAATCGCTTTTAGGCGCTTTATTGATTGACAAGGATGCCATTATCAAAATCGCCGATCTCATCACATCCGAAGATTTTTACCAGACGGCGCACGGCATTATCTATTCTGTCATTTTGGAATTGTTTGAACGCAAAGATCCGATTGACATTTTAAGTTTGAGTAGCCGATTGAATGAATTGGGTAAAATCGATCTGGTTGGCGGACGCAGTTATCTGATTACCCTGACCAACCAAGTGCCTTCGGCGGCGCATGTCGTATCTTATGCGCAAATCATCCAGAAAAAAGCCACCCTGCGCCGACTGATTGCCGCCGCTTCCAATATTTTGGATCTGGGCTATCAAGAAGACAAAGAAGTCAACGAAATCCTGGACAAGTCCGAGCAGTCTGTTTTCGCGGTTTCGCAAAAATTCTTAAAAGAAAAATTCACCCACATCAAAGATGTGCTGACTGGCGCCTTTGACCGCATTGACGAATTGCATCGCGAGAAAGGCAAGTTGCGCGGTTTGCCCACCGGCTTTACTGAAATGGATAACGTTTTAGGGGGGTTGCAAAAATCCGATTTGATTATTCTGGCCGCCCGCCCTTCGGTCGGCAAGACGGCTTTGGCCTTGGATATCGCCCGCAACGCCGCCATCCGCCACAAAAAATCCGTCGGCATCTTCTCGTTGGAAATGTCCAAGGAGCAATTAGTTGATCGTTTGATTTCTGGCGAAGCAGGAGTAGATATGTGGAAGATGCGTACCGGCCGACTATCCGAAGCCGGCGAAGATTTCCCCCGTATCGGCCACGCCATGAGCGAATTGTCGGAAAGCAATATTTTTATTGACGATTTTGCCAACACTAATGTCATGGAACTCCGCACCAAGGCGCGAAGATTGCAAATTGAACATGGACTGGATTTGATCATCCTGGATTATTTGCAATTAATGGAGGGTTCGGGTAGCCGCCAATCATCGGAAAGCCGCGTGCAAGAAATCGCCGAAATATCCCGCGCTCTTAAGGGTTTGGCGCGCGAACTCAATATCCCCGTTTTGGCGCTATCCCAGTTATCCCGCGCCGTGGAAATGAATAAGCCGGCCATCCCTAAGTTATCGCATTTGCGCGAATCCGGCTCCATTGAACAGGACGCGGATGTGGTTATGTTTATTTATCGCAAGGCCTCCGACAGGAATTTTGACATCAATTCCTTAACCGAAGAAGAAAAGCACTCGGCGGAAATCCATGTCGCCAAACACCGCAATGGCCCGACCGGCCTGGTGCATTTGTATTTTGAAGGCAATACTGTATCATTTAAAAATTTAGACAGAAGCTATAATCAATAA
- a CDS encoding YbaB/EbfC family nucleoid-associated protein has protein sequence MFSKIKAIQDLKNQANTIKKALAEEAIEGQGGWGKVKISMDGNQEVKSVVIDQEIVGDKTKLETAVKEAVNDAVKKVQRVMANKMSQMGGLNIPGMGK, from the coding sequence ATGTTCAGTAAAATCAAAGCCATTCAGGATTTAAAAAATCAAGCCAACACCATCAAAAAAGCCTTAGCTGAAGAAGCAATTGAAGGCCAAGGCGGTTGGGGCAAAGTGAAAATCTCCATGGATGGTAATCAGGAAGTCAAATCCGTAGTCATTGATCAGGAAATCGTGGGCGATAAAACCAAACTGGAAACGGCCGTCAAAGAAGCGGTCAATGACGCCGTCAAAAAAGTCCAGCGCGTCATGGCCAACAAGATGTCGCAAATGGGCGGACTCAATATTCCGGGAATGGGCAAATAA
- a CDS encoding Mur ligase family protein: MKSFLKKILQRILFVLARAVLNKYEPKVIGVTGSIGKSSTKEAIFTVLKDKFRVRQNIKNYNNEIGLPLTILGELSPGGNLLGWLKLFFNAVKLWVIDDKTFPEALILEMGVDRPGDMAYLVRLAKPDIGVITNIGPVHLEYFKTIENIAHEKGILVERLRAGGWGVLNADNEHTAKLKNNVKGRFLTYGFSSEAAVRAHDVTLLSQKNDLQGVSFKLSYDGKVVPVFLPEVLGEHLIYGALAAVAVGIIMGLNLVEITEALQSFRAPSGRMRLIEGVRDSLIIDDTYNASPEPTVAAVQVLGKLPANGRKIAVLGDMLELGDFEDKGHRLVGQTVAQEGIDLLIVVGDRVKIIAEAAIEAGFSRKHVIKFVDSEEAGDYLLKELNAGDLVLIKGSQGMRMEKTVKIILADLSLAKELLVRQDDSWLK, from the coding sequence ATGAAATCTTTCTTGAAAAAAATCTTACAAAGAATATTATTTGTTTTGGCGCGAGCCGTCTTGAATAAATATGAGCCGAAAGTTATCGGCGTAACCGGTTCCATCGGTAAATCCTCAACCAAAGAGGCGATTTTTACCGTACTTAAGGACAAATTTCGTGTCCGGCAAAATATCAAGAATTATAATAATGAAATCGGTTTGCCGTTGACGATTTTGGGCGAGCTGTCGCCCGGTGGTAATTTGCTTGGCTGGCTGAAGCTGTTTTTTAATGCCGTTAAGCTGTGGGTGATTGATGACAAAACTTTTCCCGAGGCGTTGATTTTGGAAATGGGAGTTGATCGGCCGGGCGATATGGCGTATCTGGTCAGATTGGCGAAACCGGATATTGGCGTTATTACCAATATCGGCCCGGTGCATTTGGAATATTTTAAAACCATAGAAAACATCGCTCACGAGAAGGGAATATTGGTAGAACGATTGCGCGCCGGAGGCTGGGGGGTTTTAAACGCCGATAATGAACACACGGCTAAGTTAAAAAATAACGTTAAAGGCAGATTCTTGACTTACGGCTTTAGTTCCGAAGCGGCGGTGCGGGCGCATGACGTTACTCTGCTAAGCCAGAAAAACGATTTGCAAGGTGTTAGTTTTAAGCTGTCTTACGATGGCAAGGTGGTGCCGGTGTTTCTGCCTGAGGTTTTAGGCGAACATTTGATTTATGGCGCTTTGGCCGCAGTAGCGGTCGGCATAATCATGGGCTTGAATTTAGTGGAAATAACCGAGGCCCTGCAGAGTTTTCGTGCGCCTTCCGGACGCATGCGACTCATTGAAGGTGTCAGGGATTCATTGATTATTGATGATACTTATAATGCCAGTCCCGAACCGACGGTGGCGGCGGTTCAGGTGCTTGGTAAATTGCCGGCTAATGGGCGGAAAATCGCGGTATTGGGCGATATGCTGGAGCTGGGAGACTTTGAGGATAAGGGACATCGTTTAGTCGGTCAGACTGTGGCGCAGGAGGGAATTGACTTGCTGATCGTGGTCGGCGATAGGGTCAAAATTATCGCCGAGGCGGCCATAGAAGCCGGATTTAGTAGGAAGCATGTGATTAAATTTGTTGATAGCGAAGAAGCAGGTGACTATTTACTCAAAGAACTTAATGCCGGAGATCTGGTGCTGATCAAGGGGTCGCAAGGCATGCGTATGGAGAAAACGGTTAAGATTATTTTAGCTGATTTGTCCTTGGCTAAAGAATTATTAGTCAGGCAAGATGACAGTTGGCTGAAGTAA
- a CDS encoding penicillin-binding protein 2, translated as MTVYQHPKTKVSDNRGRITVLSVVFLIVGVVLMGRLFDVQILRGAFYTALAADQHEIYKKLFPERGSILVQEKTGDKNISYPLVTNRTMHVIYAIPKEIVDATTTAEKLLEILGLSEDDRQAAQDLAERLRGNATSTDFSDLDKYAEQTIRDATKNELINVFNQKEKSYFLVRERLEDSVFEMLKELQFKGIGFNEKSYRFYTEKSLGGQLFGFLGYDGNDRSGKYGLEGYYDQLLAGRAGEIFSEQDVLGNVIALGKNYLREKVDGANLILTINRPLQYQACQSLKKSLDQHKSKSGSIIVMDPFSGKILAMCSFPDYDPNEYNRVEDASVYNVKAINDSYEPGSIFKAVTMAAAIDSGAVLPSTTYTDTGVVDYTDYKIRNFENKSYGLSTMTNVLEYSINTGVIFAMRQMTTKVFTQYVKAFGFGDFTGIDLFKETTGNISNLSRKGEINTATATFGQGISVTPIQMITAFSAIINGGKLMKPYVVDQIVIDGQTKQIQPQEIKQVISPKTSLLMKGMLVSVVENGHAKKAQIPGWRVGGKTGTAQVPDMRGGYKSDDSIIGSFVGFAPFENPRIAIFVRVDEPIEGRLGETVAAPVFTEVAKFALEYYNVPHDK; from the coding sequence ATGACAGTTTATCAGCATCCCAAAACCAAAGTTTCTGACAACCGCGGACGTATTACCGTACTGTCGGTTGTTTTTTTGATTGTCGGCGTTGTTTTGATGGGAAGATTGTTTGATGTGCAGATCCTGCGCGGCGCTTTTTATACCGCGCTGGCCGCCGACCAGCATGAAATCTACAAAAAATTATTCCCCGAACGCGGTTCCATCCTGGTTCAGGAGAAGACGGGCGATAAAAATATTTCTTATCCGTTGGTCACTAATCGTACGATGCACGTCATTTATGCCATACCCAAAGAAATAGTTGATGCCACCACTACCGCGGAGAAACTGCTTGAAATCCTAGGTTTGAGCGAAGATGACCGGCAAGCGGCTCAGGACTTAGCCGAACGGCTCCGTGGCAACGCCACCTCTACCGATTTTTCTGATTTGGACAAGTACGCCGAACAAACAATCAGAGATGCGACTAAGAACGAATTGATCAATGTTTTCAATCAAAAAGAAAAATCATATTTTTTAGTGCGGGAACGTTTGGAAGACAGTGTTTTTGAGATGTTGAAAGAATTGCAATTTAAAGGCATCGGTTTTAACGAAAAGAGTTATCGTTTTTATACGGAAAAATCTTTAGGCGGACAATTGTTCGGCTTTTTGGGCTACGACGGCAATGATCGTAGCGGTAAGTATGGTTTGGAAGGCTATTACGATCAGTTGCTGGCCGGCCGAGCCGGTGAAATTTTTTCCGAACAGGATGTTTTGGGCAATGTCATCGCTTTAGGTAAAAACTATCTAAGGGAAAAAGTGGATGGCGCCAATTTAATTTTGACTATTAACCGCCCCTTGCAATACCAAGCTTGTCAATCATTAAAGAAGTCTTTGGATCAGCACAAATCAAAAAGCGGTTCTATCATCGTGATGGATCCGTTCAGCGGAAAAATTCTGGCCATGTGCAGTTTTCCCGATTATGATCCTAACGAGTATAATAGGGTTGAAGATGCCTCAGTTTATAACGTTAAAGCGATTAATGACTCCTATGAGCCGGGTTCTATTTTTAAGGCTGTTACCATGGCCGCGGCCATTGATTCCGGCGCTGTTCTTCCGTCAACGACTTATACGGATACCGGCGTAGTGGACTATACCGATTATAAGATTAGGAATTTTGAAAATAAATCTTACGGTTTGTCCACCATGACCAATGTTCTGGAGTATTCCATCAATACCGGCGTAATCTTCGCCATGCGTCAAATGACGACCAAGGTTTTTACTCAATATGTTAAAGCTTTCGGTTTTGGCGATTTTACCGGCATTGATTTGTTTAAAGAAACTACCGGCAATATCTCCAACTTGAGTCGCAAAGGGGAAATAAATACGGCTACCGCTACCTTCGGCCAAGGCATCAGTGTGACGCCAATTCAGATGATTACTGCCTTTTCGGCGATTATAAACGGCGGCAAATTAATGAAACCGTACGTGGTTGATCAGATAGTTATTGACGGCCAAACCAAACAGATCCAACCGCAAGAAATCAAACAAGTGATTTCGCCCAAAACTTCTCTTCTGATGAAAGGCATGTTGGTGTCGGTGGTGGAGAACGGCCATGCCAAGAAAGCGCAGATTCCCGGTTGGCGCGTAGGCGGAAAAACCGGTACGGCGCAAGTGCCGGACATGCGCGGCGGTTATAAATCAGATGACAGCATTATCGGCTCCTTTGTCGGCTTTGCGCCGTTTGAGAACCCGCGCATTGCTATTTTTGTCCGTGTAGACGAGCCGATTGAGGGCCGGCTGGGCGAGACAGTGGCGGCGCCGGTTTTTACGGAGGTTGCCAAATTCGCTCTGGAGTATTATAATGTACCACACGACAAGTAG